In the Calditrichota bacterium genome, one interval contains:
- a CDS encoding sensor domain-containing diguanylate cyclase: protein MNEFVNKVFSRYNSLSRDKSLFLLNEAQVLVSEARSNRSNGSNKSFHQKFLIFLESFIRATRSVNEVYYHVRDEGKSWIKLTDNTKVTLPNYDQICKTNDENECFVIEENAFGLDSLIHSRLNGHQNPAISFELFGYCDYLVVFNRKAARSQKSVKTLETTISQIKQINSDFLNSDNSKATVEQLEQALLLKDRDLIVTEKNLKRRVYEIHNLLEISNELYSILNLKQLINSALLIIVGQVGCQKAFAFLYDSNHRKYSKRFTKGLGQMELSELEIQVDHPLVGYFEKSYKPVLVEDLKKEEKLKKECEKLLANKIELIAPIVYGDRVQGFVGCGALLSDQKFSKNEMDLLNILINIISISVSNAQTYEDVKNLSLTDAMTNLNNYRYFEDRLKEEINRGRRNNTPVSLIMIDIDHFKNYNDTLGHQAGDEALRNLGWILKNAVRDEDIVNRYGGEEFCIILPGIEKDIIQVLGERLRVKIEEYPFYKENVQPGGRITVSLGGSCFSKDADNFEDLVFKADQALYKSKNAGRNMLTVYSEDM from the coding sequence ATGAACGAATTTGTTAATAAAGTATTCAGCAGATATAATTCCCTTAGCAGGGATAAAAGCCTTTTTTTGCTAAATGAAGCACAGGTTTTAGTTTCAGAAGCGAGGTCAAACCGCAGCAATGGTTCAAATAAATCTTTCCATCAAAAGTTTTTAATATTTTTAGAAAGCTTTATACGGGCTACACGTTCTGTTAACGAAGTTTATTATCATGTACGAGATGAAGGTAAAAGTTGGATTAAATTAACAGATAACACAAAAGTTACATTGCCTAATTATGATCAAATATGTAAAACCAATGATGAAAATGAATGCTTTGTGATTGAAGAAAATGCATTTGGTTTGGACAGTTTGATTCATAGCAGATTGAATGGACATCAAAATCCTGCGATAAGTTTTGAGCTTTTTGGATATTGTGATTATCTGGTTGTATTTAACCGCAAGGCAGCGCGGTCTCAAAAAAGTGTTAAGACTTTGGAAACCACCATTAGTCAAATCAAACAAATAAACAGCGATTTTCTTAACTCTGATAATAGCAAAGCAACTGTGGAACAATTAGAACAGGCGCTTTTATTAAAAGACAGGGATTTAATTGTAACAGAAAAAAATCTAAAACGCCGTGTTTACGAAATCCACAACCTGTTGGAAATAAGTAATGAGCTTTATTCCATATTAAACTTGAAACAACTAATTAATTCCGCCCTGCTAATTATTGTGGGGCAAGTTGGCTGCCAAAAAGCTTTTGCATTTTTATATGATTCAAACCATCGCAAATATTCCAAACGGTTTACAAAGGGTTTGGGGCAAATGGAATTAAGTGAACTGGAAATTCAGGTAGATCATCCACTGGTAGGTTATTTTGAAAAATCATATAAGCCAGTTTTGGTTGAGGATTTAAAGAAAGAAGAAAAATTAAAGAAGGAATGTGAAAAACTTTTAGCAAACAAAATTGAACTGATCGCACCAATAGTTTATGGAGACAGGGTTCAGGGATTTGTTGGCTGTGGAGCTTTATTATCAGACCAAAAGTTTAGTAAAAACGAAATGGATCTGCTTAATATTCTAATAAATATTATTTCGATTTCTGTCTCAAATGCTCAAACATACGAAGATGTAAAAAATCTTTCCTTAACAGATGCAATGACTAACTTAAACAACTACCGGTATTTTGAAGACAGGCTGAAAGAGGAAATAAATCGTGGACGCAGGAATAATACTCCCGTTTCCCTGATCATGATCGATATTGATCACTTTAAAAATTATAACGACACACTCGGTCATCAGGCAGGTGATGAAGCATTGCGTAACCTGGGTTGGATTTTAAAAAATGCTGTGCGTGACGAAGATATTGTAAACAGGTATGGTGGTGAAGAATTTTGCATAATTTTACCTGGAATAGAAAAAGACATCATTCAGGTTTTGGGTGAAAGGTTGCGTGTTAAAATTGAAGAATATCCATTTTATAAAGAAAATGTACAACCTGGAGGCAGAATCACCGTAAGCCTTGGGGGATCCTGTTTCTCAAAAGATGCTGATAACTTTGAGGATCTTGTATTTAAAGCAGACCAGGCATTATATAAATCTAAAAATGCTGGTCGTAATATGTTAACGGTATATAGTGAAGATATGTGA